Proteins encoded within one genomic window of Nostoc sp. UHCC 0870:
- a CDS encoding endonuclease/exonuclease/phosphatase family protein, whose translation MTVKKIISFLVGLLLSVVLIATPAWAIDVVSGEQVELKATSNLGVPLHQTSSSSLIGRALDGTVAKVVTTAKNGNWVEIQLPDGQERWIVEKYISRVISSQPTRPQPEELVPEPQDNRENTALKSGEDLLTVAGFNVENLDPGDTERFVPLSELIVKNLAAPDIIVLTEIQDNDGSQNSQIVEATETYNKLINAIKSVGGPEYIAFDIAPERNADGGEPGGNIRVGYLYQPQRVSLAAGTVGTAIDTVSVLDGPKLSLNPARIDPTNSAFKRSRKPLAAEFIFNNNSLFVVGNHFVSQRDDNDTQRLNQANIVGDFTRKILAEDNNANVIVAGDLNDLNDSETIKALQKSGLKNLSDLLEENDRYTYKFRNRLQQLDYILVSQNLSNNTSVKFDIVHVNVNKPKPLSDHDPVLAQFQLPKVSSVVNLPVSSTPILSSLSGEALKSQLATEYRTHLGSSILLL comes from the coding sequence ATGACAGTGAAAAAAATAATTAGTTTTTTGGTTGGCTTACTGCTATCAGTAGTCCTAATTGCGACTCCGGCTTGGGCGATAGATGTTGTATCCGGTGAGCAAGTAGAGTTGAAAGCTACATCAAATCTTGGTGTACCTCTTCATCAAACCTCCTCATCCAGTTTAATCGGACGTGCCTTAGATGGAACAGTTGCTAAAGTAGTAACAACTGCTAAAAATGGGAATTGGGTAGAAATTCAACTACCAGATGGTCAAGAAAGATGGATTGTAGAGAAATATATCAGCCGAGTGATTTCCTCTCAACCGACAAGACCACAACCAGAAGAATTAGTACCTGAACCTCAAGACAATCGTGAAAATACAGCTTTAAAATCTGGAGAAGATTTATTGACAGTAGCAGGTTTCAATGTAGAAAATCTAGATCCAGGAGATACAGAACGCTTCGTACCCTTAAGTGAATTAATTGTTAAGAATTTAGCTGCTCCAGATATCATAGTTCTTACAGAAATTCAAGACAATGACGGTTCTCAAAACTCACAAATCGTAGAAGCTACAGAAACTTACAATAAATTAATCAATGCCATTAAAAGTGTAGGTGGCCCCGAATATATTGCCTTTGATATTGCGCCTGAAAGAAACGCTGATGGCGGTGAACCAGGCGGAAATATTCGAGTAGGTTACTTATATCAACCACAACGAGTAAGCCTAGCAGCAGGGACAGTTGGAACAGCTATAGATACTGTTTCCGTGTTAGATGGACCTAAATTGTCTCTCAATCCAGCTCGAATAGATCCAACAAATTCGGCATTTAAGCGTAGTCGTAAACCCCTCGCTGCTGAGTTTATATTCAACAACAACTCTCTCTTTGTTGTTGGTAATCACTTTGTTTCCCAACGAGATGATAATGATACACAAAGATTAAACCAAGCAAATATTGTAGGTGACTTTACTCGGAAAATATTGGCTGAAGATAACAATGCAAATGTAATTGTAGCAGGGGATTTAAATGATTTAAACGATTCAGAAACTATCAAGGCTCTGCAAAAGTCTGGCTTGAAAAATCTTTCTGATTTACTAGAGGAGAATGACCGATATACCTATAAATTCCGTAATCGTCTTCAACAGCTTGACTATATTTTAGTCAGCCAGAATTTGTCCAATAATACATCTGTAAAATTTGATATCGTTCACGTCAATGTTAATAAACCAAAACCTTTAAGTGACCATGATCCAGTTTTAGCTCAGTTCCAATTGCCAAAAGTATCATCTGTTGTTAATCTCCCTGTATCGTCTACACCTATTCTGTCTAGTCTCAGTGGAGAAGCCTTGAAATCCCAATTAGCAACGGAATATAGAACCCATTTGGGATCTAGTATACTGTTATTATAG
- a CDS encoding IS5 family transposase, protein MYLSSLTDEEWLIIEPLLPKKKLTRPPTWSKRQILDGIFYQLKNGCNWADLPKDLPPYSTVFWHYKQWRSDGLIEDIMEILHHRVREKQGRKPLWTTLIMIDSQAVKNTCNASIETKGFCFYKSTNGIKRHLAVDILGFPFFTHCTQANISDDQGLIEMLTIHIDFFKFKPVELPKTTILLDNGYHPDFLEAELVKIYPQIMSKIQFQLSPKPSQSEKVQKGKSGFVPVKARWVIERSNAWMERCKSLVKNFERTLENATTKIHLCFVRLMLRRLATS, encoded by the coding sequence ATGTATTTAAGCAGTTTAACAGATGAAGAGTGGTTAATTATTGAACCATTATTACCTAAAAAGAAGCTGACTCGTCCACCTACATGGAGTAAAAGACAAATTTTAGATGGCATCTTTTATCAACTGAAAAATGGTTGCAATTGGGCTGACTTACCGAAGGATTTGCCGCCCTATTCCACAGTTTTTTGGCATTACAAGCAGTGGCGAAGTGATGGATTGATTGAGGATATCATGGAGATTTTACATCACAGAGTCCGAGAAAAACAAGGAAGAAAGCCACTTTGGACTACCTTGATCATGATCGATTCCCAAGCAGTCAAAAATACTTGTAACGCTAGTATCGAAACCAAGGGGTTTTGTTTTTACAAGTCCACTAACGGTATAAAAAGGCATCTTGCAGTAGATATTCTCGGCTTTCCCTTTTTTACTCACTGTACTCAGGCGAATATTTCTGATGACCAAGGGCTGATTGAGATGTTGACAATTCATATCGACTTCTTCAAATTCAAACCTGTGGAACTACCTAAAACGACAATCCTTTTAGACAACGGTTATCATCCTGACTTTCTCGAAGCAGAGTTAGTCAAAATTTATCCTCAAATCATGAGTAAAATTCAATTTCAATTGTCTCCCAAGCCATCCCAGTCGGAAAAAGTCCAGAAAGGAAAGTCTGGTTTTGTACCAGTTAAAGCCAGATGGGTCATTGAAAGAAGTAATGCTTGGATGGAACGCTGTAAAAGCTTGGTCAAAAATTTTGAAAGAACTTTGGAGAATGCGACGACTAAAATTCATCTCTGTTTTGTCAGACTTATGCTCCGAAGATTAGCTACTTCATAG
- a CDS encoding DUF488 domain-containing protein — translation MIFTSYYAGEIKGEPVSISLYLPKGWKGKHLPLFAPTPELLHWWKFSAKDTAAQQEYKRQFREILDSRLSLIQLWVAKQKDNPVDITLCCFEKTGDFCHRYQVGEEVVQKYLPELWGGEIGTVDRKRQGARGTRETRDKRQGENFSPILPTPCHKPVFSATYPQRVLSLIEQCHSSGYPVQCDRLACGYYRVSLHGEDLGDWSELGVLGVLSGLQHEFYRGRLFPSLAIATPQVPDVPQPVAAQPESPSLITRLDKLEGEELAQIQNWCKSIKKQMFPSVSQYADGRLELHLRRFVSLASAKSGKKAEVKLIASGHYAGADVIEALGEKLLPDFHQALVLFYPSGTQIKVHRDSPAYASGAAQINIMGRAKFSISGCQDPRRMESYWLEDGDCIAFDNKQPHGIERVVGDRWCVCFFRLKAECLEQEYGRQLSLV, via the coding sequence ATGATTTTTACCTCATATTACGCCGGCGAAATCAAAGGAGAACCAGTCTCCATCTCCCTCTATCTCCCCAAAGGCTGGAAAGGCAAGCACCTTCCCCTATTTGCCCCTACTCCCGAACTGTTGCATTGGTGGAAATTCTCCGCAAAAGATACCGCCGCACAACAGGAATACAAACGACAGTTCCGCGAGATTCTGGACTCTCGGCTTTCTCTGATACAGCTTTGGGTAGCCAAGCAGAAGGACAACCCTGTGGATATAACGCTGTGCTGCTTCGAGAAAACTGGGGATTTCTGCCATCGGTATCAGGTTGGAGAAGAAGTAGTACAAAAATACTTACCTGAGCTTTGGGGCGGAGAAATCGGCACTGTTGACCGCAAGAGGCAGGGAGCAAGGGGGACAAGGGAGACAAGAGACAAGAGACAAGGGGAAAACTTCTCCCCTATTCTCCCCACACCCTGCCACAAACCAGTTTTCTCTGCCACTTATCCACAACGAGTTTTGAGTCTCATCGAACAGTGCCACTCGTCCGGTTATCCTGTACAGTGCGATCGCCTAGCTTGCGGGTACTATCGGGTTTCTCTGCATGGCGAAGATTTGGGCGATTGGTCAGAGTTGGGGGTGCTGGGGGTTCTGTCGGGGTTGCAGCATGAGTTTTACCGTGGTCGGTTGTTTCCGTCGTTGGCTATTGCAACTCCTCAAGTTCCAGATGTACCACAGCCTGTTGCCGCACAACCCGAATCCCCCAGCTTGATTACACGGCTGGACAAGCTAGAAGGGGAGGAATTAGCCCAGATTCAAAACTGGTGCAAGTCCATCAAAAAACAGATGTTCCCCTCAGTCTCTCAGTATGCCGATGGTCGTCTGGAGTTGCACCTGCGGCGGTTCGTTAGTTTGGCTAGTGCTAAATCTGGTAAAAAAGCTGAGGTAAAATTGATTGCGTCGGGGCATTATGCTGGTGCAGATGTGATTGAGGCTTTGGGCGAGAAGCTGCTGCCGGACTTTCACCAAGCACTTGTACTGTTTTATCCATCTGGGACGCAAATTAAAGTACATCGGGATTCTCCAGCCTATGCTTCGGGGGCAGCGCAAATCAACATTATGGGTCGGGCGAAGTTCTCAATCTCCGGTTGCCAAGATCCTCGGCGGATGGAATCATATTGGTTGGAAGATGGCGATTGCATTGCTTTTGACAACAAGCAGCCGCATGGGATTGAACGGGTGGTAGGTGACAGGTGGTGTGTGTGTTTCTTCAGGCTCAAGGCGGAGTGTTTGGAGCAGGAGTACGGGAGGCAGTTGAGCTTGGTTTAA
- a CDS encoding ASCH domain-containing protein, with product MLLGRGPSGEKPSDFPDLVRDSKGVVANYLISCSDRTSTTSSSTRPTNQKLMTTTIIKAISLHQPWASLITMGLKKYETRSWATNYRGPLLICAAKKTSREQKLYHQYFLNKYQQILTNTDNYIEWEDLPFGSAIAQVNLTDCIRMTPAFISEQPQTELDTGDWQVGRFAWRLDNIRRIVPAIPITGKQGLFNAEVELTSLTLEAVS from the coding sequence ATGCTATTAGGACGTGGGCCTTCTGGCGAGAAACCATCAGATTTTCCTGATTTAGTTAGAGACTCCAAAGGAGTAGTAGCCAATTATTTAATCTCATGTTCTGACAGAACCAGTACAACGAGTTCTTCTACAAGACCCACTAACCAAAAACTTATGACTACCACAATTATCAAAGCCATCAGCCTTCACCAACCCTGGGCATCCCTCATCACAATGGGACTAAAAAAGTACGAAACACGCTCTTGGGCTACCAACTACAGAGGCCCATTGTTAATCTGCGCTGCAAAAAAAACTAGCAGAGAACAAAAGCTGTATCATCAATATTTTCTCAACAAGTATCAACAAATACTCACCAACACTGACAACTATATCGAGTGGGAAGACTTACCTTTTGGAAGTGCGATCGCTCAGGTCAACCTAACCGACTGCATACGCATGACCCCAGCATTCATCAGCGAACAGCCCCAAACCGAGCTTGATACCGGCGACTGGCAAGTAGGTAGATTTGCTTGGCGGTTGGACAATATCAGGCGGATTGTACCTGCAATTCCTATTACTGGTAAACAGGGGTTGTTTAATGCTGAAGTCGAGCTAACAAGTTTGACTTTGGAGGCAGTCTCATGA
- a CDS encoding ISL3 family transposase, with protein MPSNPLLHFITKVINIEDIKVVNYNFITDDEIVIEIQSQSKVAQCPRCGKTTDKTHQNHWYMVRDIPMSGYQVILKVNRRQLKCTECQKVFSEKLSFVKSRRTYTTRLGMKVIKEVLETDVESAARRNRMTPSEIETILKELEADLLKEKPRQIKKLGIDEITQLKGGKNYAAVLVDLETRRPIALLEKRNKAVIAEYLSSLGSEVLNQIEEVSIDLWIPYKSLIQEMLPNAQVVADRFHVMKQINQELDARRKQEKRAAEKIKNRQEREKKLAGLTHSKYPLLKKKESLSDEEKAKIASLQKVAPELGEMYRNKEAIRDIFESPITSDEALDKFLEWTQAAYKLFPKSCRTICRWIDEILAYFDHRTTQGIVEGINQKIKLIKRRAYGLTNFNSFRRRVLLNWYFCC; from the coding sequence ATGCCTTCTAATCCCCTACTTCATTTTATTACTAAAGTTATTAATATTGAAGATATTAAGGTTGTGAATTACAATTTTATCACCGATGATGAAATCGTAATTGAAATCCAAAGTCAGTCAAAAGTTGCTCAGTGTCCTCGCTGTGGAAAGACAACTGATAAAACTCATCAAAATCATTGGTATATGGTCAGAGATATACCCATGAGTGGCTATCAAGTAATTTTAAAAGTAAATCGTCGTCAATTGAAATGTACAGAATGTCAGAAAGTATTCAGCGAAAAACTGTCTTTTGTAAAAAGTAGAAGAACTTACACAACAAGACTAGGGATGAAAGTAATCAAGGAAGTATTAGAGACGGATGTGGAGAGTGCAGCTAGAAGAAATAGAATGACACCATCTGAGATAGAAACAATATTAAAAGAGTTAGAAGCAGATTTGCTAAAAGAAAAACCTCGTCAGATAAAAAAGCTAGGAATAGATGAAATCACACAATTAAAAGGGGGAAAGAATTATGCAGCAGTATTAGTAGATTTAGAGACAAGAAGACCCATAGCTTTGTTAGAAAAAAGAAATAAAGCAGTTATAGCAGAATACTTATCCAGTCTAGGTTCAGAGGTACTGAATCAAATAGAAGAAGTCAGCATAGACTTATGGATACCCTATAAAAGTTTAATCCAAGAAATGCTACCGAATGCTCAAGTGGTGGCAGATAGATTCCATGTCATGAAACAAATAAACCAGGAGTTAGACGCAAGAAGAAAACAGGAAAAAAGAGCAGCAGAGAAAATTAAAAATCGCCAAGAAAGAGAAAAGAAATTAGCTGGCTTAACTCACAGTAAATACCCTTTGCTAAAGAAAAAAGAAAGCCTGAGTGATGAAGAAAAGGCGAAGATAGCTTCACTCCAAAAAGTTGCTCCAGAGTTAGGAGAAATGTATCGGAATAAAGAAGCAATTAGAGATATATTTGAAAGTCCGATAACCAGTGATGAAGCCTTAGATAAATTCCTGGAATGGACTCAAGCAGCTTATAAATTATTCCCCAAAAGTTGTCGAACCATCTGTAGATGGATAGATGAAATTCTTGCTTATTTTGATCACCGAACTACTCAAGGTATCGTAGAAGGAATTAATCAGAAGATTAAGCTCATTAAACGCAGAGCTTATGGCTTAACTAACTTTAATAGTTTTAGAAGAAGGGTTTTACTAAATTGGTATTTCTGTTGTTAA